A genomic segment from Lignipirellula cremea encodes:
- the purD gene encoding phosphoribosylamine--glycine ligase, whose product MNVLVVGSGGREHALVWKLAQSSRADRIFAAPGNAGTANVAENIPIASDDFAGLLNFAKTNKIGLVVIGPEAPLAAGLSDVFRAEGFKVFGPSKAAAQLEGSKVFCKNMLRQADVPTAEYRVFRDPASAERYIFDRYQGDDEDVPVVVKADGLASGKGAIVCRRRRDALAAIDLIGRQRAFGSAGDQIVIEERLDGQEASVLAITDGRTILALPAAQDHKPAFDGDKGPNTGGMGAYCPAPVVNDHMFSWIEEHVLVPTVHAMKRARCPFSGVLYAGLMMTNQGPKVLEYNVRFGDPECQPLLMRLKTDLIDLLEATADGCLHEIDSVEWDPRPSVCVVMASEGYPGPYKTGRRIRGLEDAAKLPDVEVFHAGTLLEDGHVVTNGGRVLGVTAIGDTISKAKSQAYAAIRCIRWDGAWCRKDISDKALERR is encoded by the coding sequence ATGAATGTTTTAGTCGTTGGCAGTGGGGGTCGCGAGCATGCTCTGGTCTGGAAGCTGGCCCAAAGTAGCCGCGCCGACCGGATCTTCGCGGCGCCCGGCAATGCCGGAACGGCGAACGTGGCGGAGAATATCCCGATCGCCAGCGATGACTTCGCCGGCCTGCTGAATTTTGCCAAAACCAACAAGATTGGTCTGGTCGTCATCGGCCCCGAGGCTCCGCTGGCCGCGGGGTTGTCCGACGTGTTTCGCGCCGAAGGCTTTAAGGTCTTTGGGCCCAGCAAGGCGGCCGCCCAGCTGGAAGGCAGCAAGGTCTTTTGCAAGAACATGCTTCGCCAGGCCGACGTCCCCACCGCCGAGTATCGCGTGTTTCGCGATCCAGCCAGCGCGGAACGGTATATTTTTGACCGCTACCAGGGCGACGATGAAGATGTGCCGGTCGTGGTCAAAGCCGACGGACTGGCGTCTGGCAAAGGAGCCATCGTTTGTCGCCGCCGCCGCGATGCGCTGGCCGCGATTGACCTGATCGGACGCCAACGGGCGTTTGGTTCTGCGGGCGATCAGATCGTGATCGAGGAACGGCTCGACGGCCAGGAAGCGAGCGTGCTGGCGATTACCGACGGCCGCACGATCCTTGCCTTGCCGGCCGCCCAGGATCACAAGCCGGCCTTCGACGGCGACAAAGGCCCCAACACAGGCGGCATGGGCGCGTATTGCCCGGCGCCGGTGGTCAACGATCACATGTTCAGCTGGATCGAAGAGCATGTGCTGGTGCCGACCGTACACGCCATGAAACGGGCGCGGTGCCCTTTCAGCGGCGTGCTGTACGCCGGCCTGATGATGACCAACCAGGGACCGAAGGTGCTGGAATACAACGTGCGGTTCGGCGATCCCGAATGCCAGCCGTTGTTAATGCGGCTGAAGACCGACCTGATCGATCTGCTCGAGGCGACTGCCGACGGCTGCCTGCATGAGATCGATAGTGTCGAATGGGATCCGCGACCGAGCGTCTGCGTGGTGATGGCCAGCGAAGGGTATCCAGGTCCGTACAAAACGGGGCGTCGGATTCGCGGACTGGAAGACGCAGCGAAACTGCCGGACGTCGAAGTCTTTCATGCGGGCACGCTGCTGGAGGACGGCCATGTGGTCACCAACGGCGGCCGCGTGCTGGGCGTTACGGCGATTGGCGACACCATCTCCAAGGCCAAAAGCCAGGCCTACGCCGCCATCCGCTGCATCCGCTGGGACGGAGCCTGGTGCCGCAAGGATATTTCCGACAAGGCGCTAGAACGCCGGTAA